In the genome of Longimicrobiaceae bacterium, one region contains:
- a CDS encoding O-antigen ligase family protein — translation MIAHAPDRFAGTKPLAQWPEAPAAMRFARPGWIDLAVFLMLFSGPPRLRVRDATASLRGETDAAVLLRLFVWAAGLIWILYRLYPFLVSRGIVPRMSLPQILGIVLSLVLAAGVFVAPGPGLTAFAVYQLVVMVVFSWLYVQLYGPDAYVRHLFWGCLLLTIAILCAWAFMPELVVRRGRVRGDLIGPSGALAAMGLTLCLTGTVRLRRWVFLSASVLFAVLLIAAQTRTAFGGFILAALLGLLFRYAGPIRKFYAFAAIATLVAALFGLLEAGGEYAIREEQSLATMSDRIPLWSHLIGTMMRESPAIGLGYYSASRVLGPQYNENLGNAHSAFVEILVGGGLVGGLLFFALYAVLIAYSARLLLFGRSSSLVFAVLGLFLITFVMSVTNTEGVQGGPIGFTFWSMCALIPATWEKLMREGLWEPTVAGSNGVGPERRWISAAPV, via the coding sequence ATGATCGCGCACGCGCCGGACCGGTTCGCGGGCACCAAGCCTCTCGCGCAGTGGCCCGAGGCTCCGGCCGCCATGCGCTTCGCCCGGCCGGGTTGGATCGATCTGGCGGTCTTCCTGATGCTCTTCTCCGGGCCGCCCAGGCTGCGCGTGCGTGACGCCACCGCCTCTCTGCGCGGCGAGACCGACGCTGCCGTCCTCCTGCGTCTGTTCGTCTGGGCAGCCGGCCTCATCTGGATCCTCTACCGGCTCTACCCGTTCCTGGTCTCCCGCGGGATCGTGCCGCGGATGTCGCTTCCGCAGATCCTCGGGATCGTTCTCTCCCTCGTGCTGGCGGCGGGCGTCTTTGTCGCCCCCGGTCCGGGCCTCACTGCCTTCGCCGTCTACCAGCTCGTGGTCATGGTGGTATTCAGCTGGCTTTACGTGCAGCTGTACGGGCCGGACGCATACGTGCGTCATCTCTTCTGGGGGTGCCTGCTCCTCACCATCGCCATTCTCTGTGCCTGGGCGTTCATGCCGGAGCTGGTGGTGCGGCGGGGAAGGGTGCGAGGAGATCTGATCGGTCCGTCCGGGGCCCTGGCGGCCATGGGCCTTACCCTCTGCCTGACCGGCACCGTGCGACTGAGGCGCTGGGTCTTCCTGTCCGCGTCCGTCCTGTTTGCGGTGCTGCTCATTGCCGCGCAGACCCGGACCGCCTTCGGCGGCTTCATACTCGCCGCACTGCTCGGGCTGCTTTTCCGCTACGCGGGGCCCATCCGGAAATTCTACGCTTTTGCGGCGATCGCCACGCTGGTTGCGGCGCTCTTCGGCTTGCTGGAGGCGGGAGGCGAGTACGCGATTCGGGAGGAACAGAGCCTCGCGACGATGAGTGATCGGATCCCGCTCTGGAGCCACCTCATCGGCACGATGATGCGCGAGTCACCGGCGATCGGTCTCGGCTACTACTCCGCGTCGCGGGTGCTCGGACCGCAGTACAACGAGAATCTCGGCAACGCGCATTCCGCCTTTGTGGAGATCCTGGTGGGCGGTGGCCTGGTGGGTGGGCTGCTCTTCTTCGCCCTCTACGCGGTGCTGATCGCCTACTCGGCCCGGCTCCTCCTCTTCGGACGATCGTCGTCGCTGGTCTTTGCCGTGCTGGGGCTCTTCCTCATCACCTTCGTCATGTCGGTGACGAACACGGAGGGCGTGCAGGGGGGCCCCATCGGCTTCACCTTCTGGTCGATGTGCGCGTTGATCCCGGCGACCTGGGAGAAGCTGATGCGGGAGGGGCTCTGGGAGCCGACGGTAGCGGGTTCGAATGGTGTCGGCCCGGAGAGACGATGGATCTCCGCGGCGCCGGTCTGA